The genomic segment ACCCAACTTCAAGGGAAAAATGATGTCATGTTGGAATTTCATGTGGATGACACAACTGGAGCTAATGAGGTATTTACTTCATAACTATCTTGTTCTTCACGATTACACACCCCAACTGCAATCGTTTTGTGAGTTTATTATGCATCACATGAATGATAACCCTGATTAGATATCTCTTTTTATTACTAGAAAATTTACAAAGTACTTGTTTTACAGAAAGATTCCTTAATGGAAATCAGTTTTCACATCCCAAATTCAAACACTCAATTCATCGGTGATGAAAATCGCCCTTCTGCACAGGTAATTCTGCATGGAAATTTGACCTGGACTTGTTGGGTGATAAAAAAACTCAGTATAAGAAGTTATTCTTGATGTAGGTGTTCCGAGACAAGATAGTATCAATGGCTGATGTTGGAGCCGGAGGTGAAGAAGCTGTCGTTACTTTTGATGGAATTGCCATCCTTACTCCTAGGTAGGTAATTCTGAGCTGGTACCGTGATCTACTGATTCAGTGTCAGTTATTTCTCTCTAATGCATGGTGTCCAACATAGATGTTCTTTTCTTTTAGGGGACGATACAATGTTGAACTTCACCTCTCATTTTTGCGTCTCCAAGGGCAAGCTAATGATTTCAAAATTCAGTACAGCAGCGTTGTTCGTGTTTTTTGGTTGCCTAAGGTTCTTTGCTTCTGTTCTTTCTAAATCCTCtatagaaatttgtgtgtgcaTATATCTTGGATATGCTTTCCTGCTGTTTGGTTCATTTCTATAAATAGTTTGGTGATCGTCATTGTGGTTGCATCTGATCTGATGCGTCATCGTTTTCTCTACTGCAGTCTAACCAGCCTCACACCTTTGTGGTTGTTACTCTTGACCCGCCAATTCGGAAGGGCCAAACTTTATATCCACATATAGTGATGCAGGTAGTTAttcctttcaaatatttaatattttaatattcacCATAAAAATGCAAGGATGCAAATTTAACCATTTTCTGAGATTTGCAGTTTGAGACAGACTCTGTTATGGACACCACCTTGTCTATGAGCGATGAACTTTACCAGACCAAGTATAAGGACAAGCTTAATCCGGAACACAAGGTATTCTCCTTGTCTGTTTCTTACCTTCTTGGGTTTGGGTTTGCCTTTCAGTTTTGACTATTTCATTTGAAAGTAACACTGTCTTTTTTGTTTTCCTTTATCTTTCTTCTACTTAAGATTTAGTGGCTACTTCGTGAATAGTGGGTGTTTCCCATTAATACATGGGAAGTTGGAGTCATGATTGTGTAGCACTTGAAACTGGTTATGATTTTACAGTGAATTCACCTTGATGATGGTTGTCATGATATattttttgatatattttttaaaaaaatatcaggGACTGGTGCATGAAGTCTTTATTACAATTCTCCGTGGTTTGTCTGGCGCTAAAATCACTAAACCTGGAAATTTCCGCAGCAATCAGGATGGCTATGCTGTGAAGTCATCCCTGAAAGCTGAAGATGGAGTTCTTTATCCCCTCGAAAAGAGCTTTTTCTTTTTACCCAAACCACCCACTCTCATTCTTCACGAGGAGGTAAAATTtgcaattataattataaatattttctcAGGCAGCTATATGTATCATATGCTTGTAATTGTCCTGCAGAAGTTGATGTGTTTGttgttttgatatttatctAGATTGACTACGTAGAGTTTGAGAGGCATACTGCTGGAGGTTCAAATATGCACTACTTTGATCTTCTCATTAGACTTAAGACTGAGCAGGAGCACCTTTTCCGAAACATACAAAGAAATGAGTACCATTCACTTTTTGACTTCATTAGGTCAGCACATCTCTCGTACGGGTTGTTTATATTTCCCATCAGAAAAGAGTCGTTCTTGTTAAATTCTGACTGTATTAGTTCGTTGTTACAGTATCAAGGGCCTGAAGATTATGAACTTGGGGAGTGCCAAGACTGCAGAGGGAGTAGCAGCTGTTCTGCAGAGTGATGATGATGATGCTGTTGACCCACATCTTGAGCGCATCAAGAATGAAGCAGCTGGAGATGAGAGCGATGAAGAGGTATTAAATTAGGCTCTACATTGGCAATCAAAGCGGACATGCTATTAATGTGTACAAAATTAACTTTTGAATTGTAATATCTTGTGTTTGAAATCTTCGCAGGATGAAGATTTTGTTGTCGACAAGGACGATGGAGGCTCCCCTACTGATGATTCAGGGAAAGGAGAATCTGATGGCAGTGACAGTGGAGAGGAGAAAGAGGTAAATTTACTACTACTAATTTCCGCATGTGATTCAGTTTCTTCCCCGTATGTTGAGACTCCATCGATGGATGGTGATTTAGGTACCGATTAAAAAGAAACTCAAGAAAGAGCCTTCTTTCAAGGCATCGTCAAGTAGGAAAAAAACTAAAGATGGTGACGAAGAtgggtcaaagaagaagaaACAGAAGAAGAAAAAGGACCCAAATGCACCAAAGAGGGCCATCAGCGCCTTTATGTTCTTCTCCCAAACAGAAAGAGAGGTTCGTTTAAGATAAGTTCTGAAATCATATTCCCTTGAGTTATACTTCCAAAGACTCAATTTTATGCTCACGGAACCCATGTTTCTTTTGTGACATAGAATGTGAAGAAAAACAACCCTGGGATTTCATTCACGGAGGTTGGGAAAGAACTTGGAGATAGGTGGAATAAGCTGACAGGTATCATACCACGGCATTTATTCTTGGTAACTTCGTAGAATTACAACTTTTGGTCCTCACACTAGTGTTGTTGATCTGCAGCTGAGGAGAAAGCCCCATATGAAGCAAAAGCACGGGCGGATAAAAAACGTTATAGCGAGGAAATCAAGGGCTACAAGAACCCACAGGCCTCAACCATGGGGTTGGCAGAAGTATCTGACAGTGAGTAAGAGTCTTGATGGGTCTTTACATAGTTTCAGAGGTCATGATGCCAGTGTGTACTTGGTTCAAGACTGTGCTCTGGGAAATATAATATCTACTAATTTTGTTTAGCTGAGAATATATGTTGGTTTTCCAACCAGGTGCCGTAGGCTCTTGAACAAATTTTCGCCCTTCAAATTATGAAATGCTGTAGTATGATAGTTACATTTGTTGTATTTATGTCAAGGACAGATTTGAAGGTGGTTTCATAACGATTTCtatgataattaaaaaaatatcgtTGCAGTGTACTTGATCGAGAAAGGTTTTTTTGTTGATATGGGTTTGAAACAACTTAAATATTTAATGATGTTTTGTAACATATTGCTATTGcttattcaaaattttttgtAAGTAGTTTTAAGATTGTGGAAGATCTATGGCAAGTTGGACACATCTGTTAGTAAATGTAATTGGTATTGTTTCACATTTGTAAAATTATGACTGATGATATATGAATTTACTGGACTGACATATgttcaattttcaaaattggACGATAGTTGATTTCAAAATTATGATCCTAAAATTTATAGGAATTGGTTATGGGGGAAAAAATGGTTTTGCTATCGAAATCAAAATAAATGACGTTTTGTTATTTTAAGTaccaataaatttgaaattctttATCAAATCGTTCCTCTTAGTTCAAGTGTTGACTTTATCCCCaagtaattttttaaatttgttttttcttACTATAAAAAAAACTCTAATTTCACGAGGGTCAATACATATTTGTACCTATCTTATCGCCAAAGAAATGAGCGCTCAGCCAAATCAACGGCTTAGCCCCACCCGTTGCACACCCCAATCTCATCAACGGCCGAGATTCCAATTGCACCACCTTCACACATGGCACATCACACCCCTAAAAAAAATTAGGGCTTGTCTCtccttataataataataatttcgcTTCTAGAAATAtcactctctctctctctctctcacaaGTCACAGCATTcattttctctctattttcctCGCGAGCTCCCATTTTCGGCAAGAAAATCATGGGCAAGGGTCCGGGTCTCTACTCCGACATTGGCAAAAGAGCTCGAGGTTTGGCTTTTCATTTCTTCATTATTATGGTTTGGATGAATGTTGGATATCGTTTCTTCAATTTTTTCTGTTACATTTTGCTGGTAATTTTTTTTGGGTTCTTTTTCTACTAATTTTATTTGTTGGAATTAGATCTTCTGAACAAGGATTATCAGGCTGACCAGAAGTTTACTATCACCACTTACTCGCCCACTGGAGTTGTGAGTATTGATTTATGGGAGTTTTCTTGTTTCGAAAGTAGAATCGGTTTATTTTTTCTGCTACATAATAGTCTCtgaatggttttttttttttttttgaaattttgactTGTTATTTTGGGTACAAGACACATGTTTCCGATGTATGTATGTTTAGAACACCATTTGAAACGAAGAATCCTAACTGGATTTTCTATACTAAAATGATTTGATTTCCTCATATATTAAATTCATTTGACATGTATCGTGCAATGTAAATCATTCTTCTAAACTTTTTTTTGGAATTGTTGAGTATAGTGTTTATATTTACATGTTTTCTTGTCTTTACTCTCTGTCACATCTGTGTGGGGTGTGGATGCATGAATTGTAATGCTGAAGCTGGTATTCGGTTCATATCCATTGATTAAGTATCTGATTTTATTCATCttgcatttattaaattaaatcatgCTTGAAGAAGTTTAAATGCTTTTCCTATTGAAGAATTTTGTGGTGCTTACAGATTTGATTTTCAAACTAAAAGTCCTTTTGGGTAGATGGTTTGATTTATAGGTGGTGTCATCTGGTGGGATGGATCTGGTCTGGGGGATGCACAGTATTTCTTACAATTTAGCTGTATTTTTATTCTGCTGTGTGTTTGTGGATCTGGATGATTCTTAATGCTTTGTTTGCAGACTCTCACTTCTACTGGAACAAAGAAAGGTGAATTGTTTTTGGCTGATATCAATACTCAGTTGAAGCACAAAAACATCACTACTGATTTTAAAGTGGATACCGCCTCCAATGTATGTTCTTTCATCTACGTCCCTTCTTTTATCATGAAACACAACATCTTTAATT from the Primulina eburnea isolate SZY01 chromosome 3, ASM2296580v1, whole genome shotgun sequence genome contains:
- the LOC140826512 gene encoding FACT complex subunit SSRP1 isoform X1, which translates into the protein MADGHSFNSISLGGRGGTNPGQLKVHSGGIVWKKQGGGKAVEVDKSDLLALTWMKVPRSNQLGVRTKDGLHYKFTGFRDQDVTGLTAFFQSNYGKTPEEKQLAVSGKNWGDVDLNGNTLTFLVGGKQAFEISLADVAQTQLQGKNDVMLEFHVDDTTGANEKDSLMEISFHIPNSNTQFIGDENRPSAQVFRDKIVSMADVGAGGEEAVVTFDGIAILTPRGRYNVELHLSFLRLQGQANDFKIQYSSVVRVFWLPKSNQPHTFVVVTLDPPIRKGQTLYPHIVMQFETDSVMDTTLSMSDELYQTKYKDKLNPEHKGLVHEVFITILRGLSGAKITKPGNFRSNQDGYAVKSSLKAEDGVLYPLEKSFFFLPKPPTLILHEEIDYVEFERHTAGGSNMHYFDLLIRLKTEQEHLFRNIQRNEYHSLFDFISIKGLKIMNLGSAKTAEGVAAVLQSDDDDAVDPHLERIKNEAAGDESDEEDEDFVVDKDDGGSPTDDSGKGESDGSDSGEEKEVPIKKKLKKEPSFKASSSRKKTKDGDEDGSKKKKQKKKKDPNAPKRAISAFMFFSQTERENVKKNNPGISFTEVGKELGDRWNKLTAEEKAPYEAKARADKKRYSEEIKGYKNPQASTMGLAEVSDSE
- the LOC140826512 gene encoding FACT complex subunit SSRP1 isoform X2 — encoded protein: MKVPRSNQLGVRTKDGLHYKFTGFRDQDVTGLTAFFQSNYGKTPEEKQLAVSGKNWGDVDLNGNTLTFLVGGKQAFEISLADVAQTQLQGKNDVMLEFHVDDTTGANEKDSLMEISFHIPNSNTQFIGDENRPSAQVFRDKIVSMADVGAGGEEAVVTFDGIAILTPRGRYNVELHLSFLRLQGQANDFKIQYSSVVRVFWLPKSNQPHTFVVVTLDPPIRKGQTLYPHIVMQFETDSVMDTTLSMSDELYQTKYKDKLNPEHKGLVHEVFITILRGLSGAKITKPGNFRSNQDGYAVKSSLKAEDGVLYPLEKSFFFLPKPPTLILHEEIDYVEFERHTAGGSNMHYFDLLIRLKTEQEHLFRNIQRNEYHSLFDFISIKGLKIMNLGSAKTAEGVAAVLQSDDDDAVDPHLERIKNEAAGDESDEEDEDFVVDKDDGGSPTDDSGKGESDGSDSGEEKEVPIKKKLKKEPSFKASSSRKKTKDGDEDGSKKKKQKKKKDPNAPKRAISAFMFFSQTERENVKKNNPGISFTEVGKELGDRWNKLTAEEKAPYEAKARADKKRYSEEIKGYKNPQASTMGLAEVSDSE